The genomic interval CGCACTATGCCATCGATACGAAAGGCTCGATCATCTTTGGCCAGCCCGGCCATGCGATTGTAACCATCGGGATTGAGGACATGATTGTAGTCCAAACACCTGATGCCACGCTGGTTGCTCCCAAATCGGCGGAGGAGCGTGTGCGTGAGGCGGTCCGGTTGTTGCTCGAAAGCAACCGAAACGATTGTCTGTAGCGAAAAGACAACGTTCTTTCCCTCAAGAGGGTTGAATTGTCCGCAAAAACGCGGCGACACGCACCGCGTTTTCTTGAATTCAGTGCGCACACATGGCATTCCTGAGCTAGGTTTCCTTTCATAGGGGGATCTCCGTCAGACTCAGGAACCAATGCCCATCACCATGTTCACCCGCACATCCAAGCGACACAAACATCACTCAGCCAAAGGCCGGCGACGCGATCGTCGCGCAGCCGCGACGGTGGAGTTTGCTTTCTGCTTGCCGGCTCTCGTGATGTTGACCATCGGGACCATCGACATCTGCTCGATGTTGTTCTTGAAGGAATCCATCAAGCTGGCCGCCTACGAGGGTGCTCGTCGAGGCGTCAATCGTGGCCGCACCAACGCCGAAGTCGTTCAGCGTGTGGAGCAGTTCTTGGCGGAACGCGATATCCAGTTCACCCCCGGGGCTGCGGTGACGTTCAGCAACCCGGACTTCACCAGCGCCGCAACTTTGGACAACGTCACGACGACGGTAACCGTTCCGTGCGCAGGCAACCTGCTGATTCCTTCTGCCATGTTCAGTGACATGATGATGTCCGCAGATGTCACTCTGCGCAAGGAATACCAAAATCTCGATACGGGCCCTTAACGTGTCGAGCAACCAACAAGCGATCGATCGCAACGAAATCACATCTCACGTGGCTTTCCGAGACAGACAAACCCAACCTCAGGCATTCAAGATGCTTCACCGACAACCGCGATCAAATCGCAAGAACCGAAAATGCAAGCAGCGTCTGGGCGCTGCGGCGGTGGAGTTCGCAATCGTCGCAAACATCATGTTCATGATGATGTTCACCTGCATGGAATTTGCGCGGATGAACATGATCCGAAACTTGGCTCAAGACGCGGCCTACTTTGCCGCCCGTCACGCAATCGTACCCGGTGCCACGGCCGACGAGGCCATCCAAGTCGCGTCGGACTTGATGGATTCAATGGTCACGACGGGGTACACCGTCGATGTGTCGCCGCTGGGCAATGATTCCGAGAACGTCGTGGTCACGGTCACGGTTGACTTCGACGAAGTTGCGTTGTTTGCGCCTCGATTCATGCCCAACGCCACCATCACGACGACTGCCAACGTGAAAACCGAACGCTACGACGGTTTCTTTGAGCAGTAAACAACAAACCTTTTTGCTTCTGACCAACCATTTCAACGAGTCTCTCATCCGCGTCTGTGATCAACACCATGAATACCTCACTACCATTGGGCATGAAAAGCCAACGTTCACGACGACGTGGCTCTGTGATGGCCATGATGGCGATGCTCCTGCCCTTGCTCGCGATCTTGGCTGCCTTTGCCGTCAACACGGCGCACATGCAATTGACCCGAACGGAATTGTCGATTGCGACCGACGCGGCAGCCCGGGCGGGCGGCCGTGCCTTCAGTGAATACCAGGAAGTCGATGCGGCCAAACAGGCCGTTCGAGTGACGGCGGCGCTGAACACGGTCAATGGCGACCCCTTGCGCATCCGTGAAGACGACGGTTCAAACGAAATTGAGTTTGGACGCACTCAGCAGTATGACGGATCTGAAAGTCGATACCACTTCATCAAAATCCCCACCTCGGATGTGTCGTCTGGTAATATCGTGGCCAGTGCCATTCGTGTGAAAGGCAATCGCAACGCAGGCTCGCTTTCAGGACGAGTTCCACTGATCATCCCAGGACTGCTGGATGCCAACGATTTCGAAACGACGCAAGACTCTGTCGCCATGCAAGTCGACCGTGACATCTCGCTGATCCTGGATCGCAGTGGTTCAATGGCTGAACTGGACATTGATTTCCCATGGAACAAGGACCCCTATTCGAGCAGCGCGATCT from Stieleria varia carries:
- a CDS encoding TadE family protein — encoded protein: MFTRTSKRHKHHSAKGRRRDRRAAATVEFAFCLPALVMLTIGTIDICSMLFLKESIKLAAYEGARRGVNRGRTNAEVVQRVEQFLAERDIQFTPGAAVTFSNPDFTSAATLDNVTTTVTVPCAGNLLIPSAMFSDMMMSADVTLRKEYQNLDTGP
- a CDS encoding TadE/TadG family type IV pilus assembly protein, with translation MLHRQPRSNRKNRKCKQRLGAAAVEFAIVANIMFMMMFTCMEFARMNMIRNLAQDAAYFAARHAIVPGATADEAIQVASDLMDSMVTTGYTVDVSPLGNDSENVVVTVTVDFDEVALFAPRFMPNATITTTANVKTERYDGFFEQ